A window from Dromaius novaehollandiae isolate bDroNov1 chromosome 1, bDroNov1.hap1, whole genome shotgun sequence encodes these proteins:
- the NUMA1 gene encoding nuclear mitotic apparatus protein 1 isoform X1, giving the protein MPLHAPRAAALLAWVNSTEVCADPLDDLSQLQDCSVFVKIINKIALTQPVHSPSHRTEEGESVLERPLPERIAFVRGFLQKHCKHKLAMETLVSAQKLLDAEELELAKVAVLLLYHTSMSSKSPRDWNEFDYKIQVELATILKFVLDNEESLNENLETFLQRKVPLSSPSASSTSSEEHSPVFPHPHKREVRFLELQKIASSSGVNNILPGAPSSPVGDVMQTPQFQLRRLKKQLAVERENRDELEMELAENRKLVTEKEAQITVMQQRIDRLALLNERQAADQREPKEVEELRERNESLMMRLHEALKQCQDLRSEKGQMDRKINQLSEENGDLSFKLREIASHLVQLQEALNELSEEHNAALTQSQEKQTQLESELRTALQEKKCLEEKIEILQGKISLLEDQLAKLRDCNTQEKGEVMGDVLKLEELKQEVSSLTAKVIELQATILRLEEEKSLREANLQSERSRFEEEKLQLSGLIASLQSSVSEIHLAREKLEQDSRAQEARLTAQVNTLTAEIGKLNGFLLQKERELVTLQRQVEEERAQKGRLAEDLRNQEQASRDTVEGLSLRLDQLSSTLERSEEQRVQVTREMEAAREGEARQLAALRAEQEKAAQERDAALQQLQRFQQANEAELGALSSQLQTLEKARDASQAASVQMQKEKAELNQKVQELEARILELAAQCQQSTAQAGMAETLKTQLRDLENKLKESQQKLADKEKLAKENSRLQERLLFLEESVRNTEGILEDEKRRASESLEGNLARISELESEKQQLTQHRDQALQEKGEEQAKRQALEMQLQQLGEEYREKTKVLQSQLAEAAKGEEGERGKLEEQLRVLSRDHAQTCQRLQAEQEKVAGLEAQVKRLAAEHQERLAALQADLSSAQAQAKEKEGKEQKLRAEVSSLQEKIAASDQAAAECRAQLEADVRKATEMLQGVSKELSDEKLKSKELEATVKRLGEQESERLTSVEADLSRTTSVVRERELEVERLSGEVTLLSARLEETLQKHKEELSHRDEEAKCLRKEVEQAKADCAAEKARKVELEVQLQNSINEQRVERSVHQEELARSLELIEEKEGELDELRLKNVSRGEELRDLQKTVSKLKGELASVEAVKERASKMDNELQGFLEAARTREVEMDSIKAVYSKEMSLKSLEEKIRHREQESSSSQDLYQEKLKETQMLNLQVEKLEQKCREQQDAIAVLEKAAAGAKATEPQQAELEALRREAAQQKEKASELQKLLEASRSAQALQDGTIETMRKELQDKGKELIQSKNAIAAAEKELASLRSSAQEKGRSEESWKEQVAQCIQEMERKNSLIGSLEHEVSILHRQVTEKEGESKELKRLIVAESEKSKKLEERLRMLQTEMATAASRAAERCSLMKVEVQRCQEEMEKQRLTIEALKRERHCQSEREEELRQEVKVCQDKYFQKEQLLSSLQQELSNAQALAGELLPLKHLYQQLQAERASLESKHRDDLEQRAKALGTLQAELSRAKLEVAELPALREKALEQDRAMQRLQKENADYAERLSGLQQANARLSDENRGLSESSSHGQQRFDAELSHAREKHARELERLRLESEKLVAGSRQEADEAAKKLEAMSNKYEHTKVKVLEERQKFQEERQKLVTQVEQLQVSQKEQAKQVEELNKKLTQHEKATRAQQQRVKVLEGELQTEATRRQEKVAELQEQLAQKEQAAEHYKAQMEKAKTYYDAKKQQNQDLAEKLKAMEQLQKENTELKAESEKLAKELQQSVLQAKESELSCRNLTSQVRSLEAQVEFADRQLRELGKFQVATDTLKSRETFRQNPADLSADSLELSIDEAQPLNSTRKPSRSRSEASAVPGGAESPASRRLPRKVESLESLYFTPIPSRAPAKLESSASSLGDLSLDSGCRTRSARRRTTQIINITMTKKQAKAEEPDSADASFCSIPSALPPKAAPGKGRLRSAASARSLASFPSQESLVKLETSSPQETPGNSALMSLPGYRPTTRSSLRRSLAGSSSSLGRSSIYLGTCQDEPEQLDDWNRIAELQQRNRVCPPHLKTCYPLESRPSNSLGTITDEEMKTGDPKETLRRASMQPSQIAEAAAARRSTLSTAWAGITTRQQRKRLSDESHQGPDTPESKKSISCFPRPQTPRERGERRSSQVSRRGEQQAVSKQAERRQSMAFSILNTPKKLGNSLLRRAASRKTTPKNSPRGSTRRSPRIATAKSPKGKATRRSLKDTKF; this is encoded by the exons ATGCCTCTTCACGCCCCGAGAGCCGCGGCTCTGCTTGCTTGG GTGAACAGCACAGAAGTCTGTGCAGATCCCCTCGACGATCTGTCGCAGCTCCAGGACTGCAGCGTCTTTGTCAAGATCATCAACAAAAT AGCGTTGACGCAACCTGTGCACTCTCCTAGCCACAGGACGGAGGAGGGGGAGTCGGTTCTGGAGCGGCCGCTGCCGGAGAGGATCGCCTTCGTCCGCGGCTTCCTGCAGA AGCACTGCAAGCACAAGTTGGCCATGGAGACCCTGGTGTCGGCGCAGAAGCTCCTGGATGCGGAGGAGCTGGAGTTGGCCAAG GTGGCCGTGCTGCTGCTGTATCACACCTCCATGAGCAGCAAAAGCCCGAGGGACTGGAACGAGTTCGACTACAAGATCCAG GTTGAGCTGGCGACGATCCTCAAATTCGTGTTGGACAACGAAGAGAGCCTGAACGAGAACCTGGAGACGTTCCTGCAGAGGAAAG TGCCGCTGTCCTCGCCCAGCGCATCCAGCACGAGCTCCGAGGAGCACTCCCCGGTGTTCCCCCACCCGCACAAGCGGGAGGTGCGCTTCCTGGAGCTGCAGAAGATCGCCTCCTCCTCCGGCGTCAACAA CATCCTCCCCGGCGCGCCCTCCTCGCCCGTGGGGGACGTCATGCAGACGCCTCAGTTCCAGCTGAGACGGCTGAAGAAGCAGCTGGCTGTCGAGAGGGAGAACCGGGACGAGCTGGAGATGGAGCTGGCAGAGAACCGCAAGCTCGTCACGGAGAAGG AGGCTCAGATCACCGTGATGCAGCAGCGCATTGACCGCCTGGCCCTGCTCAACGAGCGGCAAGCCGCCGACCAGCGGGAGCCCAAGGAGGTGGAGGAGCTGAGGGAGAGGAACGAGAG CCTGATGATGCGTCTGCACGAGGCCCTGAAGCAGTGTCAGGATCTGAGGTCCGAAAAAGGCCAGATGGACCGAAAAATCAACCAGCTGTCGGAGGAGAACGGGGACCTGTCGTTCAAG CTGCGGGAGATCGCCAGCCACTTGGTGCAGCTGCAGGAAGCCCTGAACGAGCTCTCCGAGGAGCACAACGCCGCCCTGACGCAGTCGCAAGAAAAGCAGACGCAGCTGGAGAGCGAGCTGCGCACCGCCCTGCAAGAGAAG AAATGCCTGGAAGAGAAGATTGAGATTCTCCAGGGGAAGATTTCTCTGCTGGAGGACCAGCTGGCGAAGCTGAGGGACTGCAACACGCAGGAGAAAGGAGAGGTCATGGGGGATGTCCTCAAG CTTGAAGAGCTAAAGCAGGAGGTGTCCAGCCTCACCGCTAAAGTGATCGAGCTCCAAGCCACCATCCTGCGGCTCGAGGAAGAAAAGAGCCTGCGAGAGGCGAACCTGCAGTCCGAGCGGAGCCGCTTCGAGGAGGAGAAGCTCCAGCTCAGCGGCCTCATCGCCAGCCTCCAGAGCTCCGTCTCCGAGATCCACCTGGCCAGGGAGAAGCTGGAGCAGGACTCGCGGGCGCAGGAGGCGCGCCTGACGGCCCAGGTGAACACGCTCACGGCGGAGATCGGCAAGCTCAACGGCTTCCTGCTCCAGAAGGAGCGAGAGCTGGTGACGCTGCAGcggcaggtggaggaggagcggGCCCAGAAGGGCCGGCTCGCCGAGGACCTCCGCAACCAGGAGCAGGCGTCGCGGGACACCGTCGAGGGGCTGAGCCTCCGGCTGGACCAGCTCAGCAGCACCCTGGAGCGCAGCGAGGAGCAGCGGGTGCAGGTCACGCGGGAGATGGAGGCGGCGCGCGAGGGGGAGGCCCGGCAGCTGGCTGCCCTCCGAGCCGAGCAGGAGAAGGCTGCGCAGGAAAGGGAcgcggctctgcagcagctccagcgtTTCCAGCAGGCGAACGAAGCGGAGCTGGGCGCCCTGAGCAGCCAGCTGCAGACCCTGGAGAAGGCCAGAGATGCCAGCCAAGCCGCGTCCGTGCAGATGCAGAAAGAGAAGGCGGAACTGAACCAGAAGGTTCAAGAGTTGGAAGCCAGGATCCTCGAGCTCGCTGCCCAGTGCCAGCAGAGCACGGCCCAAGCGGGAATGGCCGAGACGCTAAAAACCCAGCTCCGAGACCTCGAGAATAAGCTGAAAGAAAGTCAGCAGAAACTGGCAGATAAGGAGAAGTTGGCCAAGGAGAACTCCCGCCTGCAGGAGCGGCTGCTGTTCCTGGAGGAGTCTGTGCGAAACACGGAGGGGATTCTGGAGGACGAGAAGAGGAGGGCGTCCGAGAGCCTCGAGGGGAATCTCGCCAGGATTTCCGAGCTGGAGTCGGAGAAACAGCAGCTCACGCAGCACCGAGACCAGGCTCTCCAGGAGAAAGGTGAGGAGCAGGCGAAGAGGCAGGCCCTTGAGATGCAGCTGCAGCAACTGGGAGAGGAGTATAGAGAGAAgaccaaggtgctgcagagtcagctggcagaagctgctaaaggagaggaaggagagcgTGGGAAActggaggagcagctgagggTCCTGAGCAGGGATCACGCCCAGACCTGCCAGCGGCTGCAGGCCGAACAGGAGAAAGTGGCTGGGCTGGAGGCACAGGTGAAACGCCTGGCCGCCGAGCATCAGGAAAGGCTGGCTGCGCTCCAGGCAGACCTGTCCAGCGCCCAGGCacaggcaaaggagaaagaaggcaAGGAGCAAAAGCTGAGGGCAGAAGTCTCCTCTCTGCAGGAGAAGATCGCAGCCTCTGACCAAGCTGCAGCCGAgtgcagagctcagctggaggcGGATGTGCGGAAAGCAACCGAGATGCTCCAGGGAGTCTCCAAGGAGTTGTCCGATGAGAAGCTCAAGTCTAAGGAGCTCGAAGCTACGGTGAAACGCCTTGGAGAGCAGGAGAGTGAGAGGCTGACGAGCGTGGAAGCCGACCTCTCTCGCACCACCTCCGTCGTGAGGGAGAGGGAGCTGGAAGTGGAGAGGCTCTCTGGTGAGGTGACGCTGCTGAGCGCCAGGCTGGAAGAAACGCTGCAGAAACACAAGGAGGAACTTTCCCATCGGGACGAGGAAGCGAAGTGCCTGCGGAAGGAGGTGGAGCAAGCCAAGGCGGACTGCGCCGCGGAGAAAGCCCGCAAGGTAGAGCTGGAGGTGCAGCTGCAAAACTCCATCAACGAGCAGAGGGTCGAGCGGTCTGTGCACCAGGAGGAGCTGGCCCGGTCCCTGGAGCTCATcgaggagaaggagggggagcTGGATGAGCTCCGCCTGAAGAACGTCTCGCGGGGCGAAGAGCTGAGAGACCTGCAGAAGACTGTCAGCAAGCTGAAAGGAGAACTCGCCTCGGTAGAGGCGGTGAAGGAGCGGGCGTCAAAGATGGATAACGAGCTGCAAGGCTTCCTGGAGGCTGCCAGGACCCGGGAGGTGGAGATGGACAGTATCAAGGCTGTCTACTCAAAGGAGATGTCCCTCAAAAGCTTGGAGGAGAAGATCCGTCACAGAGAGCAGGAATCCAGCTCAAGCCAAGACCTTTACCAGGAGAAGCTGAAAGAGACTCAGATGCTTAATTTGCAAGTGGAGAAGCTGGAGCAGAAATGCAGGGAACAGCAAGACGCTATTGCTGTCCTAGAGAAAGCAGCAGCCGGAGCCAAGGCTACTGAGCCCCAGCAAGCAGAGCTGGAGGCCCTGAGGAGGGAAGCGGCTCAGCAGAAGGAGAAGGCGTCGGAGCTGCAAAAACTGCTAGAGGCCTCAAGATCAGCACAAGCTCTGCAAGATGGCACCATAGAGACCATGAGGAAAGAGCTGCAGGACAAGGGTAAAGAGCTGATTCAGAGTAAAAATGCCATTGCTgcagcagagaaggagctggCATCCCTCCGCTCTTCAGCTCAGGAAAAGGGCAGGTCGGAGGAGAGCTGGAAAGAACAAGTGGCCCAGTGCATCCAGGAGATGGAGAGGAAGAACAGCCTCATCGGCAGCCTGGAGCACGAAGTGTCCATCCTTCACCGGCAGGTCACAGAGAAGGAGGGGGAGAGCAAGGAGCTGAAGCGCCTGATTGTCGCCGAGTCGGAGAAGAGCAAGAAGCTGGAGGAGAGGCTGCGGATGCTGCAGACGGAAATGGCCACGGCGGCCTCGCGGGCGGCCGAGAGATGCTCCCTCATGAAGGTGGAGGTGCAGCGCTGCCAGGAGGAGATGGAGAAGCAGCGGTTGACCATCGAGGCCCTGAAGAGGGAGCGCCACTGCCAGAGCGAACGTGAGGAAGAGCTCCGTCAGGAGGTGAAGGTCTGCCAGGACAAATACTTCCAGAAGGAGCAGCTCCTCTCCTCgctgcagcaggagctcagcAATGCCCAAGCCCTcgccggggagctgctgccgctgaaGCACCTGTACCAGCAGCTGCAGGCGGAGCGAGCCTCCCTGGAGAGCAAGCACCGCGACGACCTGGAGCAGCGGGCGAAAGCCCTCGGCACCCTGCAAGCAGAGCTCTCCAGAGCCAAGCTGGAGGTGGCGGAGCTGCCCGCCCTGAGGGAGAAGGCCTTGGAGCAGGACCGGGCGATGCAGAGGCTGCAGAAGGAGAACGCCGACTACGCGGAGCGGCTCTCCGGGCTCCAGCAGGCCAACGCCAGGCTCTCCGACGAGAACCGCGGGCTCAGCGAGTCCTCCAGCCACGGGCAGCAGCGCTTCGACGCCGAGCTCAGCCACGCGCGGGAGAAGCACGCTCGGGAGCTGGAGCGTCTCAGGCTGGAGTCGGAGAAGCTCGTggcgggcagcaggcaggaggccGACGAAGCCGCGAAGAAGCTGGAGGCGATGAGCAACAAGTACGAGCACACCAAGGTCAAGGTGCTGGAGGAGAGGCAGAAGTTCCAGGAGGAGAGGCAGAAGCTGGTGACTCAG GTGGAGCAGCTGCAGGTATCGCAGAAAGAACAAGCCAAGCAG GTGGAGGAGCTCAATAAGAAGCTGACCCAGCACGAGAAGGCCACCCGAGCCCAGCAGCAGAGAGTTAAG GTGCTGGAAGGGGAGCTGCAGACGGAGGCCACGCGCCGGCAGGAGAAGGTGGCCGAGCTCCAGGAGCAGCTGGCCCAGAAGGAGCAGGCGGCCGAGCACTACAAAGCGCAG ATGGAGAAGGCAAAAACCTACTATGACGCCAAGAAGCAGCAGAACCAGGACCTGGCGGAGAAGCTGAAGGCCATGGAGCAGCTGCAGAAGGAGAACACGGAGCTCAAGGCGGAGTCGGAGAAGCTGGCcaaggagctgcagcagagcGTCCTGCAGGCCAAGGAGTCGGAGCTGAGCTGCAGGAACCTCACCAGCCAGGTCCGCAGCCTGGAGGCTCAG GTGGAGTTTGCTGACCGCCAGCTGCGGGAGCTGGGCAAGTTCCAGGTGGCGACGGACACGCTGAAGAGCCGGGAGACCTTCCGGCAGAACCCCGCCGACCTCAGCGCCGACAGCCTGGAGCTGAGCATCGACGAAGCGCAGCCGCTCAACTCCACCAG GAAGCCCAGCCGCTCGCGGTCGGAAGCCTCGGCCGTGCCCGGCGGCGCGGAGTCGCCGGCGTCTCGGCGGCTGCCTCGGAAGGTAGAGTCCCTGGAGAGCCTCTACTTCACGCCCATCCCCAGCCGCGCGCCGGCCAAGCTGGAGAGCAGCGCCAGCTCCCTGGGCGACCTCTCGCTGGACTCGGGCTGCCGGACGCGCTCGGCGCGGCGCCGCACCACGCAGATCATCAACATCACCATGACGAAA AAACAGGCCAAGGCAGAGGAACCGGACAGCGCCGACGCGTCCTTCTGCAGCATCCCCTCGGCTCTGCCCCCGAAAGCTGCCCCCGGCAAGGGCCGGCTCCGCTCGGCCGCCTCCGCCCGCTCCCTCGCCAGCTTCCCCTCTCAGGAATCCCTCGTCAAGCTGGAAACCTCCTCCCCGCAGGAGACCCCGGGCAACTCGGCGCTCATGAGCCTCCCCGGCTACCGGCCGACCACCCGCAGCTCGCTGCGGCGCTCGCTGGCCGGCAGCAGCTCCAGCCTCG GCCGGAGCAGCATCTACCTGGGCACGTGCCAGGACGAGCCGGAGCAGCTGGACGACTGGAACCGCATCGCCGAGCTGCAGCAGCGCAACCGCGTGTGTCCGCCCCACCTGAAGACCTGCTACCCGCTGGAGAGCAGG CCCTCCAACTCCCTGGGCACCATCACGGACGAGGAGATGAAGACGGGCGACCCGAAGGAGACGCTGCGGCGGGCCAGCATGCAGCCCTCGCAGATCGCCGaggccgccgcagcccggcgcaGCACCCTGAGCACCGCCTGGGCCGGCATCACCACCCGGCAGCAGCGGAAGCGCCTCTCCGACGAGTCCCACCAGGGCCCCGACACCCCCGAG TCCAAGAAGTCCATCAGCTGTTTCCCGCGTCCCCAGACACCCCGGGAGCGCGGCGAGCGGCGCAGCTCCCAGGTCAGCCGGCGTGGCGAGCAGCAGGCCGTCAGCAAGCAG GCCGAGAGGCGCCAGTCGATGGCGTTCAGCATCCTCAACACGCCGAAGAAGCTGGGCAACAGCCTCCTGCGCCGGGCGGCCAGCAGGAAAACCACTCCCAAGAACTCGCCCCGCGGCAGCACCCGCCGCTCGCCCCGCATCGCCACCGCCAAGTCCCCCAAGGGCAAG GCCACTCGCCGGTCGCTCAAGGACACGAAATTCTGA